Proteins from one Acidihalobacter prosperus genomic window:
- a CDS encoding AmpG family muropeptide MFS transporter: protein MPLVTPPSYRQLLREFFTGRMIVAALMGFASGLPLLLTLTLLQAWLTQAGVSLGEIGLFALVGIPYTIKFLWAPFMDRYVPPLLGRRRGWLFVLQLLLALAILLLGQTDPHRNLTLVAVFALLVALFSAMQDTVIDAYRRESLADDEQGLGASLYVWGYRVGMLVASGGGLILAQYAGFALTFAAMAALMLPGLVTTLFAPEPDTHKPLPPDLRTAVVGPFVEFFSQRQNALLILLFILLYKLGDTLATTMTTPFYLELGYSKADIGAVVKLFGFWATVFGGFAGGIGILRIGQYRALWLFGLLQALSTAAFAWLFYTGPVLGWLAVIIAFENFTGGMGTAAFIGFMANLTNKEFTATQYALLTSLMGVPRTLLAASTGYMAQDLGWPMFFIVCALLAVPGLLLLTRFRGWLRPAGTPPETSP from the coding sequence ATGCCCCTTGTGACGCCGCCCAGCTACCGCCAGCTTCTGCGCGAATTCTTTACCGGCCGCATGATCGTGGCGGCGCTCATGGGCTTCGCCTCCGGCCTGCCGCTGCTGCTCACGCTGACCCTTTTGCAGGCCTGGCTGACCCAGGCCGGCGTGTCCCTCGGCGAGATCGGCCTGTTCGCCCTCGTCGGCATTCCCTACACGATCAAGTTCCTGTGGGCGCCGTTCATGGACCGCTACGTCCCGCCGCTGCTCGGACGCCGCCGCGGTTGGCTGTTCGTGCTGCAGCTGCTGCTGGCGCTCGCCATCCTGCTGCTGGGCCAGACCGATCCGCACCGCAACCTCACCCTGGTGGCCGTGTTCGCGCTGCTGGTGGCGCTGTTCTCGGCCATGCAGGACACGGTGATCGACGCCTATCGGCGCGAGTCGCTGGCCGACGACGAACAGGGGCTCGGTGCCTCGCTGTACGTATGGGGCTACCGCGTCGGCATGCTGGTGGCCTCCGGCGGCGGTCTGATCCTCGCGCAGTACGCCGGTTTCGCACTGACCTTTGCCGCGATGGCGGCGCTCATGCTGCCCGGCCTCGTCACCACGCTGTTCGCGCCCGAACCGGACACCCACAAGCCCCTGCCGCCCGACCTGCGCACCGCCGTGGTCGGCCCCTTCGTCGAGTTCTTCAGCCAACGGCAGAACGCGCTGCTGATCCTGCTGTTCATCCTGCTCTACAAGCTCGGCGACACCCTCGCCACCACCATGACCACACCGTTCTATCTGGAACTCGGCTACTCCAAGGCGGACATCGGCGCGGTAGTCAAGCTGTTCGGCTTCTGGGCCACCGTGTTCGGCGGCTTCGCCGGCGGCATCGGCATCCTGCGCATCGGCCAGTACCGTGCCCTGTGGCTGTTCGGGCTGCTGCAGGCCCTGTCCACCGCCGCCTTCGCCTGGCTGTTCTACACCGGCCCCGTGCTCGGCTGGCTGGCCGTGATCATCGCCTTCGAGAACTTCACCGGCGGCATGGGCACGGCCGCCTTCATCGGCTTCATGGCGAACCTGACCAACAAGGAATTCACCGCCACGCAGTACGCGCTGCTCACCAGCCTGATGGGGGTGCCGCGCACCCTGCTCGCCGCCAGCACCGGCTACATGGCGCAGGATCTCGGCTGGCCGATGTTCTTCATCGTTTGCGCCCTGCTCGCGGTACCGGGGCTGCTGCTGCTCACGCGCTTCCGCGGCTGGCTGCGACCGGCGGGCACGCCGCCGGAAACCTCGCCATGA
- a CDS encoding mechanosensitive ion channel family protein, translating into MNTYIQMLTPDRLWQIAAVALALAVGWLAHRLATQRVAQATENAPQRSLRRILLRGSERLAFPLAALLVTLTGRAALLATHRPGEILAVMTPLLLSLAAIRLLVYFLRQGLRPGPTLRAWEQIVGLSIWAVVALHLLGWLEPLSKLLDRVQLTPGTHPITLLTLFKAGMLIGVVFLLTWWVGSAIERQIMAAGGISASLRVGIAKVIKFVMLVFGLLIGLNLVGIDLTAFTVFGGALGVGLGLGLQRIASNLVSGFILLFDRSIRPGDVISIGDRFGWVQELRARYIVVRDRDGVETLIPNENLVTSQVINWSYSDRKVRLKTPVTISYADDPEHALRLMEEVARAHPRILDDPSPGARLLSFDDNGMRLELRAWIQDPEAGVNNIRSELNLAIWRAFKNHGITIPYPQRVVHLPAGGGSLDGGRR; encoded by the coding sequence ATGAACACATACATCCAGATGCTGACGCCGGATCGGCTGTGGCAGATCGCCGCCGTCGCGCTGGCGCTGGCCGTGGGCTGGCTGGCCCACCGCCTGGCCACGCAGCGCGTGGCCCAGGCCACCGAAAACGCCCCGCAGCGCAGCCTGCGCCGCATTCTGCTGCGCGGTTCGGAACGACTCGCCTTTCCGCTGGCGGCGCTACTCGTCACCCTGACCGGACGCGCCGCGCTGCTGGCCACACACCGTCCCGGCGAGATACTGGCGGTGATGACCCCCTTGCTGTTGTCGCTGGCCGCGATCCGGCTGCTGGTCTACTTCCTGCGCCAGGGACTTCGACCGGGGCCGACGCTGCGCGCCTGGGAGCAGATCGTCGGCCTGTCCATCTGGGCGGTGGTCGCGCTGCACCTGCTCGGCTGGCTCGAACCGCTGTCGAAACTGCTCGACCGCGTGCAGCTCACCCCCGGGACGCATCCCATTACCCTGCTGACGCTGTTCAAGGCCGGCATGCTGATCGGCGTGGTGTTCCTGCTCACCTGGTGGGTCGGCAGCGCCATCGAGCGCCAGATCATGGCCGCGGGCGGCATCAGCGCAAGCTTGCGCGTAGGCATCGCCAAGGTGATCAAGTTCGTGATGCTGGTCTTCGGCCTGCTGATCGGACTGAATCTGGTCGGCATCGACCTGACCGCCTTCACCGTGTTCGGCGGCGCCCTCGGCGTCGGCCTCGGCCTCGGCCTGCAGCGCATCGCGAGCAACCTCGTCAGCGGCTTCATCCTGCTGTTCGACCGCTCCATCCGGCCCGGCGACGTGATCAGCATCGGCGACCGCTTCGGCTGGGTGCAGGAGCTGCGCGCCCGCTACATCGTCGTGCGCGACCGCGACGGCGTGGAAACCCTGATCCCGAACGAAAACCTCGTGACCTCGCAGGTGATCAACTGGAGCTATAGCGACCGCAAGGTGCGCCTCAAGACGCCGGTCACCATCAGCTACGCCGACGATCCCGAGCACGCGCTGCGCCTGATGGAGGAGGTCGCCCGCGCGCATCCGCGCATACTCGACGACCCGTCGCCGGGCGCGCGCCTGCTCTCATTCGACGACAACGGCATGCGCCTCGAACTGCGTGCCTGGATTCAGGACCCGGAGGCCGGCGTGAACAACATCCGCTCCGAGCTCAATCTCGCCATCTGGCGCGCCTTCAAGAACCACGGCATCACCATTCCGTACCCCCAGCGGGTGGTGCACCTGCCTGCGGGCGGCGGCAGCCTGGACGGCGGCCGGCGCTAA
- a CDS encoding ABC transporter substrate-binding protein, translating to MTGWIGCARKSPVITLILGLMLCAHASAAPSPRCLIVSSYHTGYAWSDGELGGLRTGLASHCEIRVAELDSKRQPAPAQIAAAAQRVDALIRSWKPDVVICLDDNAMRYVGLPYLLGTGIPLVFAGINASVAPYGLPWPNATGMIERAPFLPLLEAAQTIVRHGDTLTYLAADTVTERRDLEALTQAADSLGIRVNAALVKTGKAWIDALIQAQHTDGFIVLGSPAGIRHWEPAAALAAIKQDNRRLTLTTYTWMMPYAMLGFTRSAEEEGLWAASATVAILEGSKPAEIPIIPSRDWDEWQNAALLEAAGIRLPSWIASVAKRADAP from the coding sequence ATGACCGGATGGATCGGCTGCGCACGCAAGAGCCCCGTCATCACCCTGATTCTGGGGTTGATGCTGTGCGCGCACGCATCGGCCGCCCCCTCTCCACGCTGCCTGATCGTTTCCTCCTACCATACCGGCTACGCCTGGAGCGACGGGGAACTGGGCGGGCTGCGCACTGGGCTCGCCTCGCATTGCGAGATCAGGGTCGCCGAACTCGACAGCAAACGGCAACCGGCGCCGGCGCAGATCGCCGCAGCGGCGCAGCGCGTCGACGCGCTGATCCGCAGTTGGAAACCTGACGTGGTCATCTGTCTCGACGACAACGCCATGCGTTATGTCGGGCTGCCCTATCTGCTCGGCACCGGCATTCCGCTCGTCTTCGCGGGCATCAACGCCTCGGTCGCCCCCTATGGCCTACCCTGGCCCAACGCCACCGGGATGATCGAACGCGCGCCGTTTCTGCCGCTGCTTGAGGCGGCACAAACCATCGTGCGGCACGGCGACACGCTGACCTACCTCGCCGCCGACACCGTCACCGAGCGACGCGACCTGGAGGCACTGACCCAGGCGGCGGACAGCCTCGGCATACGCGTCAATGCCGCGCTGGTGAAAACAGGCAAGGCCTGGATCGACGCCCTGATCCAGGCGCAACACACGGACGGCTTCATCGTGCTCGGCTCGCCCGCCGGTATCCGGCACTGGGAGCCGGCAGCCGCGCTGGCCGCCATCAAACAGGACAACCGCCGCCTGACCCTGACCACCTATACGTGGATGATGCCCTACGCCATGCTCGGCTTCACCCGTAGTGCGGAAGAGGAGGGTCTCTGGGCGGCGTCGGCGACCGTGGCCATACTCGAAGGCAGCAAACCTGCCGAAATCCCGATCATCCCCAGCCGCGACTGGGACGAATGGCAAAACGCCGCGCTGCTCGAGGCCGCGGGCATCCGCCTGCCCAGTTGGATCGCGAGCGTCGCCAAGCGAGCCGACGCCCCATGA
- a CDS encoding bifunctional diguanylate cyclase/phosphodiesterase, protein MNATPPPNVAARGDRLFSWREIAAGLAAALLLSLALATILGWLNLNESRRVYNTQATSIVQLISQRLAADRAVLTPLSGLYQASALHNTHQLLSVGSTLLRSYPYFSNFAYLRWLTADARQPYVAQMRERGYPQFRIHPLGEPEGIVSADAPALIVSFLAPLTPHNARHLGADLLSNPRIAKAVEYAIRSGRMAVVDVPHFNGDHPGYLALMATYYGFHPPRDAQQRQRQLSGMFMVSVDFPSMLDDIEIAHPRWGLSIFNPEGDTHSPRLIYRRSMPSSGMLSSWLPGYRIERQLNVDHHRLLIRLDRHTAFSDVRPGTIVPAMLLPWMFIGALGWVTGLRRQARHAQQAAERELAHSREQAEIALSSITDAVITTDARMRVQFMNPVATRLTGWPMAMAIGHPLDTVAMLRDERTHAPMSVAPEHVATFLGKSLEGELRARDGRSHAVEIRFTALTRGDDAAGGLALVLRDLSRERELEDALDYQSSRDPLTGLLNRRSFETYLRQWLSLCQPKGSDGALCQVDLNHFKLVNDTAGHRAGDELLRQFAWLLDTVLPSGTVLARLGADEFGLLLPPNAVEPPERIAEQLIEAARAFDFSWEQQHFNIGVSIGLVRVADARQDAGDLLVMADLACLAAKDRGRNNLHIYDAGDKAIAHRSGQMLWLTRLQEALHDERFVLYTQPMLPLNAEARPRELHEFLLRMHLDDGSLAAPNLFIPAAERYQLMAELDRRIIDLALALVARSAGSPHDTLYTINLSGQSVGDPHLAGYVFERLRHHGVNPGQICFEITETAAISNMHGAQTLIRQLRARGVRFALDDFGAGLSSFTYLKRLPVDFLKIEGEFVRGMLQDATDRSLVESFCEIGRAFGLHIIAESVEDEATLDLLRQIGVDYVQGFHIGRPRPAPFAAPTRMLNADPGTSAV, encoded by the coding sequence ATGAACGCGACGCCTCCGCCCAACGTCGCGGCGCGCGGCGACCGCCTGTTTTCATGGCGCGAAATCGCCGCCGGGCTGGCGGCCGCGCTGCTGCTGAGTCTTGCGCTCGCGACGATCCTCGGCTGGCTCAACCTGAACGAATCTCGGCGCGTCTACAACACCCAGGCCACCAGTATCGTACAGCTGATTTCCCAACGCCTGGCCGCCGACCGCGCCGTCCTCACCCCACTCTCAGGCCTCTATCAGGCAAGCGCCCTGCATAACACCCACCAGCTGCTTTCCGTTGGCAGCACCCTGCTGCGCAGCTATCCGTATTTTTCCAATTTCGCATACCTGCGCTGGCTGACCGCAGACGCGCGCCAACCTTACGTCGCACAAATGCGTGAACGCGGCTATCCGCAGTTTCGCATCCATCCGCTCGGCGAGCCCGAAGGCATCGTGTCAGCCGACGCGCCGGCCTTGATCGTCAGCTTTCTCGCGCCGCTGACGCCGCACAATGCAAGACACCTCGGCGCCGACCTGCTGAGCAATCCCCGCATCGCCAAGGCCGTCGAATACGCCATCCGGAGCGGGCGCATGGCGGTGGTCGATGTCCCGCACTTCAATGGCGACCATCCCGGCTATCTGGCTCTGATGGCGACCTATTACGGCTTTCACCCGCCTCGCGACGCACAGCAGCGCCAGCGTCAGCTCAGCGGCATGTTCATGGTTTCGGTCGACTTTCCTAGCATGCTCGACGACATCGAAATCGCCCACCCGCGCTGGGGCCTGAGCATATTCAACCCCGAAGGCGACACGCACTCGCCGCGTCTCATCTACCGCCGCAGCATGCCATCATCCGGGATGCTGTCCAGCTGGCTGCCCGGCTACCGGATCGAGCGCCAGTTGAACGTCGACCACCACCGGCTCCTGATCCGGCTAGACCGTCACACTGCGTTCTCGGACGTCCGGCCAGGCACGATCGTGCCGGCCATGCTGCTGCCCTGGATGTTCATCGGCGCCCTGGGATGGGTGACCGGACTGCGCCGCCAGGCGCGACACGCACAACAAGCCGCGGAACGCGAGCTGGCGCACAGTCGCGAGCAGGCCGAAATCGCCCTCAGCTCGATCACCGATGCGGTGATCACCACCGACGCCCGGATGCGCGTCCAGTTCATGAACCCGGTCGCCACGCGACTGACCGGATGGCCGATGGCCATGGCCATCGGCCATCCCCTCGACACCGTCGCGATGCTGCGTGACGAACGCACTCACGCGCCCATGTCTGTTGCTCCCGAGCACGTCGCAACCTTTCTCGGCAAATCCCTGGAAGGCGAACTGCGCGCACGTGACGGGCGCAGCCATGCCGTGGAGATTCGCTTCACCGCATTGACCCGCGGCGACGATGCCGCGGGCGGGCTGGCCCTGGTACTGCGCGACCTCAGCCGCGAGCGCGAACTCGAAGACGCGCTCGACTACCAGTCGTCCCGCGACCCATTGACCGGGCTGCTCAATCGTCGCAGCTTCGAGACCTATCTGCGCCAATGGCTGAGCCTGTGCCAGCCCAAGGGCTCCGATGGCGCACTGTGCCAGGTCGATCTCAACCACTTCAAGCTCGTCAACGACACCGCCGGTCACCGCGCCGGCGACGAATTGCTGCGCCAGTTCGCCTGGCTGCTCGATACCGTGCTTCCCTCCGGCACCGTGCTCGCGCGCCTGGGCGCGGACGAATTTGGCTTGCTGCTGCCCCCCAATGCCGTCGAACCGCCCGAGCGGATCGCTGAGCAACTGATCGAGGCCGCACGCGCCTTCGATTTCAGCTGGGAACAGCAACATTTCAATATCGGGGTAAGCATCGGCCTGGTCAGGGTGGCCGATGCCCGACAGGACGCCGGCGATCTGCTCGTCATGGCCGATCTCGCCTGTCTGGCCGCCAAGGACAGGGGGCGCAACAACCTGCATATCTACGACGCCGGCGACAAGGCGATCGCCCACCGCTCGGGCCAGATGCTCTGGCTGACGCGTCTGCAGGAAGCCTTGCACGACGAACGATTCGTGCTCTACACCCAGCCGATGTTGCCGCTCAACGCCGAGGCCCGACCGCGCGAGCTGCATGAGTTCCTGCTGCGCATGCACCTGGACGACGGCAGCCTTGCCGCGCCGAATCTATTCATTCCCGCCGCCGAGCGCTACCAGTTGATGGCGGAACTCGATCGCCGGATCATCGACCTCGCGCTCGCGCTGGTGGCGCGCAGTGCCGGTAGCCCGCACGACACCCTGTACACGATCAATCTGTCCGGCCAGTCGGTCGGCGACCCCCACCTGGCCGGTTATGTCTTTGAACGTCTGCGCCACCATGGCGTCAATCCGGGGCAGATCTGCTTCGAAATCACGGAAACCGCCGCAATCAGCAACATGCACGGCGCGCAGACCCTGATTCGCCAGCTGCGTGCCCGCGGTGTGCGCTTCGCGCTCGACGACTTCGGCGCCGGCCTGAGCTCCTTCACGTATCTCAAGCGCCTGCCCGTGGATTTTCTCAAGATCGAGGGCGAATTCGTGCGCGGCATGCTGCAGGATGCAACCGACCGCAGCCTGGTCGAATCCTTCTGCGAGATCGGACGGGCCTTCGGCCTGCACATCATCGCCGAATCGGTCGAGGACGAGGCGACGCTGGATCTATTGCGGCAGATCGGCGTCGACTACGTGCAGGGCTTTCACATCGGTCGGCCGCGCCCAGCACCGTTCGCCGCGCCGACACGCATGCTCAATGCAGACCCTGGGACGTCGGCGGTGTAG
- a CDS encoding YybH family protein, producing the protein MSATGFATPDDCEAAYYAALQAADPEAMMAVWAETQEVLCMHPGPNARPQVGARAVLEGWLGVFARALDVRILPVCLWREADDDLAVHVGEERIVRAGELSPSGVLHYSNTYRRFPEGWRMISHLATPQASASTPPTSQGLH; encoded by the coding sequence TTGAGCGCGACCGGGTTCGCCACTCCCGATGACTGCGAGGCGGCCTATTACGCCGCGCTGCAGGCCGCCGATCCGGAGGCGATGATGGCCGTCTGGGCGGAAACGCAAGAGGTACTGTGCATGCATCCGGGGCCGAACGCGCGTCCGCAGGTTGGTGCCCGCGCCGTGCTGGAGGGGTGGCTCGGCGTGTTCGCCCGGGCGTTGGACGTACGGATACTGCCCGTGTGCCTGTGGCGGGAAGCCGACGATGACCTGGCGGTACACGTGGGCGAGGAGCGCATCGTGCGGGCCGGCGAGCTGTCGCCGAGTGGCGTTCTGCATTACAGCAACACCTACCGACGTTTCCCGGAAGGCTGGCGTATGATTTCGCACCTCGCCACGCCGCAGGCGAGCGCGTCTACACCGCCGACGTCCCAGGGTCTGCATTGA
- a CDS encoding YybH family protein → MDKPEDAERAFYEAFVARDTDAMMRVWAHSDAIVCIHPGMGRLKGVEAVRASWAELFGASRAAPARLQIQPLSRTRSQRVAVHAVIERFATEGESGLVFAVNAFHRDAAGWHLVSHHASPGWTETAEARGALH, encoded by the coding sequence ATGGACAAGCCCGAGGATGCCGAGCGCGCATTTTACGAAGCCTTCGTGGCGCGCGATACCGATGCCATGATGCGGGTCTGGGCGCATAGCGACGCGATCGTGTGCATACACCCGGGCATGGGCCGGCTGAAGGGTGTGGAGGCCGTTCGGGCCAGTTGGGCTGAGCTGTTCGGCGCCTCGCGCGCGGCGCCTGCCCGACTGCAGATCCAGCCATTGTCGCGCACGCGCTCGCAGCGCGTAGCCGTGCATGCGGTGATCGAGCGCTTTGCCACCGAGGGCGAGTCCGGTCTGGTGTTCGCGGTCAACGCCTTTCACCGCGACGCGGCGGGGTGGCACCTGGTGTCCCACCATGCCTCGCCCGGCTGGACCGAGACGGCTGAGGCTCGGGGGGCGCTGCATTGA
- a CDS encoding PfkB family carbohydrate kinase, which translates to MSLFLLAGIATLDIINTVDHYPAEDEELRASARRISAGGNALNAARVLTGLGHRAELLALLADDDGGGRIRAELDAERVGHRYAPLAAGVTPTSYVALSAANGSRTIIHYRDLPELRYAHFRAVPIERFDWLHFEGRNVAETEAMLRHARKRLLDQPISLEIEKPRPDIERLMPYADVLIFSRAYALARGHTQAAELLAAMRPHAPRASLVCAWGEAGAWALATNRQLAREAVHAPAVKAGQTVDTLGAGDAFNAGLIAALATGATLDEALARAVALAGHKVTAHGFAHLGKARPS; encoded by the coding sequence ATGAGCCTGTTCCTGCTCGCCGGCATCGCCACGCTGGACATCATCAACACGGTCGACCATTACCCGGCCGAGGACGAGGAATTGCGCGCAAGCGCCCGCCGCATCAGCGCCGGCGGCAATGCGCTCAACGCCGCGCGCGTGCTGACCGGTCTCGGCCATCGCGCCGAACTGCTCGCGCTGCTGGCCGATGACGATGGCGGCGGGCGCATACGCGCCGAACTGGATGCCGAACGCGTCGGTCACCGCTACGCGCCGCTCGCGGCCGGCGTAACGCCGACCTCTTACGTCGCGCTCAGCGCCGCCAACGGGTCGCGCACCATCATCCACTATCGCGACCTGCCCGAGCTACGGTACGCGCATTTCCGGGCGGTGCCGATCGAGCGCTTCGACTGGCTCCACTTCGAGGGCCGCAACGTCGCCGAAACCGAAGCGATGTTGCGTCATGCGCGCAAACGCCTGCTCGATCAGCCGATCTCGCTCGAAATCGAAAAACCCCGCCCCGACATCGAGCGGCTGATGCCCTATGCCGACGTGCTCATCTTCAGCCGAGCCTATGCGCTGGCACGGGGCCACACGCAGGCTGCCGAACTGCTGGCCGCGATGCGTCCCCACGCGCCACGTGCCAGCCTGGTCTGCGCCTGGGGCGAGGCCGGCGCCTGGGCTCTGGCGACGAACCGGCAACTCGCGCGAGAGGCCGTCCATGCGCCGGCAGTCAAGGCGGGACAGACGGTCGACACCCTCGGCGCGGGCGATGCCTTCAACGCCGGCCTGATCGCCGCGCTGGCCACCGGCGCCACCCTCGACGAAGCGCTGGCGCGGGCGGTCGCCCTCGCGGGACACAAGGTGACCGCACATGGATTCGCGCATCTTGGCAAGGCGCGCCCGTCATGA
- a CDS encoding Rieske (2Fe-2S) protein — MNGRQPLLELESLPDPGSIALEIERHGQRLAIVVIRHQGHVHGYLNDCPHLGTPLDWVPGEVLDRDGQYIVCATHGARFRIHDGHCISGPCLGDRLTPVPLRVGNGRIYLDSPPDMPEE, encoded by the coding sequence ATGAACGGCAGGCAGCCGCTGCTTGAACTGGAATCGCTCCCGGACCCGGGCAGCATCGCGCTGGAAATCGAACGGCACGGCCAGCGCCTTGCCATCGTCGTGATACGCCATCAAGGGCATGTACACGGCTATCTGAACGACTGCCCCCATCTCGGCACGCCGCTGGACTGGGTGCCGGGTGAAGTGCTCGACCGGGACGGCCAATACATCGTCTGCGCCACCCATGGCGCGAGATTCCGCATCCACGACGGCCACTGCATCTCCGGCCCCTGCCTCGGCGATCGTCTCACGCCCGTCCCCTTGCGGGTGGGCAATGGCCGCATCTACCTCGATTCGCCACCCGACATGCCCGAGGAATGA
- a CDS encoding CHAD domain-containing protein: MVDGKKSVAADTSRLLEHQLKVADRAMARLARSQDGDDSLHDFRVAIRRIRSRLALHRDGAKGVRSLLRDLRKLSRTSDIARNAEVWLALLDTLGVGSTRQESEGVTQMRAQLARTADEEWACARAAAQCRYPDLRARMRVLASRLAEDDQAEYEGEVPRYRAQARHLWRDLDEALSIAWPEMESESAHRARLLAKRLRYLLESDESIYGQGACGDVIDALKALQTHFGEWRDAQLFGEWLTDAAASACGAQARDMMRAALREDVQGFAILRTHEALPGLVYLATQLSAHLAMLRGRLQDWYTGGEARALRQRLEALLTERDRPAAMDVGHSSGMSGGESR; encoded by the coding sequence ATGGTTGACGGTAAGAAATCGGTGGCCGCCGACACGAGTCGTCTGCTCGAGCATCAATTGAAGGTGGCGGATCGTGCGATGGCCAGGCTGGCGCGATCGCAAGATGGCGACGATAGCCTGCATGACTTCAGGGTCGCGATCCGACGCATACGCAGTCGTTTGGCCTTGCATCGCGACGGCGCCAAGGGTGTCCGCTCACTGCTGCGCGATCTGCGCAAACTCTCGCGTACCAGCGATATCGCCCGCAACGCCGAAGTCTGGCTGGCGTTGCTCGATACGCTGGGCGTTGGGAGTACGCGTCAGGAATCCGAGGGCGTGACGCAGATGCGCGCGCAGCTGGCACGCACGGCAGACGAGGAATGGGCGTGCGCCCGTGCAGCGGCGCAGTGCCGCTATCCCGATTTGCGCGCGCGCATGCGCGTGCTTGCGTCCAGGTTGGCCGAGGACGATCAGGCCGAATATGAGGGCGAGGTGCCCCGCTACCGGGCACAAGCGCGCCATTTGTGGCGCGATCTGGACGAGGCGCTGTCTATAGCCTGGCCCGAGATGGAAAGCGAGTCCGCGCACCGAGCGCGGCTGCTGGCCAAACGTCTGCGCTATCTGCTGGAATCGGATGAGTCGATCTACGGGCAGGGTGCATGTGGCGACGTGATCGATGCTCTCAAGGCCCTGCAAACGCATTTCGGCGAATGGCGCGACGCACAGCTGTTTGGCGAATGGCTGACGGATGCGGCCGCTAGCGCCTGCGGCGCGCAGGCGCGCGACATGATGCGTGCCGCCCTGCGCGAGGACGTTCAGGGTTTCGCTATCCTGAGGACACACGAAGCCCTGCCGGGGTTGGTTTATCTCGCCACGCAGCTGAGCGCGCATCTGGCGATGCTGCGTGGTCGGTTGCAGGACTGGTATACCGGAGGGGAGGCGCGCGCACTGCGGCAGCGACTGGAGGCATTGCTGACCGAGAGGGACCGCCCAGCAGCGATGGATGTGGGTCATTCCTCGGGCATGTCGGGTGGCGAATCGAGGTAG
- the nfi gene encoding deoxyribonuclease V (cleaves DNA at apurinic or apyrimidinic sites), translating into MTQQQPALIHEWAVTPAEARRIQTRLAAKVSLADAYPALRRVAGVDVGFEDGGAVTRAALVLLSWPTLEPLEQVLVRHPTRFPYVPGLLSFRELPAVLDAFEQLSAVPDLVFCDGQGVAHPRRLGIAAHLGVLTGLACIGVGKSRLIGRHDAVGDRRGDCTPLWLDGARIGSVLRSRTGVRPLYVSPGHRVAQETAPQLVMQALTRFRLPEPIRAAHRLASAPAIARAAERSASRSPRS; encoded by the coding sequence ATGACGCAACAGCAGCCGGCTTTAATCCACGAATGGGCCGTCACGCCCGCCGAGGCGCGGCGCATCCAGACGCGCCTCGCCGCGAAAGTCTCGCTGGCCGATGCCTATCCCGCCCTGCGGCGGGTGGCCGGTGTCGACGTCGGTTTCGAGGATGGCGGGGCGGTCACGCGGGCCGCGCTCGTGTTGCTGAGCTGGCCCACACTAGAACCGTTGGAGCAGGTGCTGGTCCGGCATCCCACCCGGTTCCCGTATGTGCCCGGCCTGTTGTCGTTTCGCGAGCTGCCGGCCGTACTGGACGCGTTCGAGCAACTTTCCGCTGTACCCGACCTGGTGTTTTGCGACGGACAAGGGGTGGCGCACCCGCGCCGGCTGGGCATAGCGGCTCATCTTGGCGTGCTGACGGGGCTGGCGTGCATCGGCGTAGGCAAATCCCGTCTGATCGGCCGTCACGATGCGGTCGGCGACCGGCGCGGCGACTGTACACCGCTGTGGCTGGATGGGGCGCGTATCGGCAGCGTGTTGCGCAGCCGCACAGGTGTGCGGCCCTTGTATGTTTCGCCCGGTCATCGGGTTGCCCAGGAAACGGCGCCGCAGCTGGTGATGCAGGCGCTCACGCGTTTCCGTCTGCCGGAACCGATCCGGGCGGCGCACCGGCTGGCCTCGGCGCCTGCGATCGCGCGTGCCGCGGAGCGATCCGCAAGCCGAAGCCCGCGAAGTTGA
- a CDS encoding DsrE family protein: protein MNRHLKLASLALGLCALGTTSAMAATHKTPPWGTGPFKVLLEVNQNNHAEWAITINNLRTMEKVVGMNTAHAEVIAWGPGLKFLLKNSPYAQDIQSLSMYGVKFAACHQTMKAMHITKAQLANGVTVVPGAIAEIVKRHNAGWTEIKE, encoded by the coding sequence GTGAATCGTCACCTCAAACTCGCCTCTCTCGCCCTCGGCCTGTGCGCCCTGGGCACCACCAGTGCCATGGCCGCCACCCACAAGACGCCGCCTTGGGGTACTGGCCCGTTCAAGGTACTGCTCGAGGTCAACCAGAACAACCACGCCGAGTGGGCCATCACCATCAACAACCTGAGAACCATGGAGAAGGTCGTGGGCATGAACACTGCGCACGCCGAAGTGATCGCATGGGGTCCCGGCCTCAAGTTCCTGCTCAAGAATTCGCCTTACGCGCAGGACATCCAGAGCCTGTCCATGTACGGCGTCAAGTTTGCGGCCTGCCATCAGACCATGAAGGCGATGCACATTACCAAGGCGCAGCTGGCCAACGGCGTTACCGTGGTACCCGGCGCCATCGCCGAGATCGTCAAACGCCACAACGCCGGCTGGACCGAAATCAAGGAATGA